The following are encoded together in the bacterium genome:
- a CDS encoding cation diffusion facilitator family transporter: MASQGSRLAVVAALAANSAIAVAKFIAAAITGSAAMLAEAIHSVADSGNQGMLLWGMTVAKRAGGQRHPFGRGKEVYFWSFMVAVMLFVGGAVFSIQHGVNALRHPHAVESFGVSVAVLGGAILFEAIPWTVAAREFNRVRGSRALWRTLRDTKDAALLVVLFEDSAAVGGLSVALAGIVASQITGDPIWDALASILIGLLLAVVAFFLAFEIKGLLIGEAAGRRDRATIRARVLAHANVTGVDRLLTMHMGPEDILVNLDVELVKGLSGKEVHQTIEDVEEAIRIALPAAGNIFVEIDIGS, encoded by the coding sequence ATGGCTTCCCAAGGCTCCCGTCTCGCTGTAGTCGCCGCGCTGGCCGCCAACTCGGCCATCGCGGTAGCCAAGTTCATAGCGGCCGCCATCACCGGGTCGGCGGCGATGCTGGCCGAGGCGATCCACTCGGTGGCCGACTCCGGTAACCAGGGGATGCTTCTATGGGGCATGACGGTCGCCAAACGCGCCGGCGGGCAGCGCCATCCGTTCGGGCGGGGCAAGGAGGTCTACTTCTGGAGCTTCATGGTGGCGGTCATGCTGTTCGTGGGCGGCGCCGTGTTCTCCATCCAGCACGGCGTCAACGCCCTCCGGCATCCGCATGCGGTGGAGAGCTTCGGTGTCTCCGTGGCCGTGCTCGGTGGGGCGATCCTCTTCGAGGCCATCCCCTGGACGGTGGCGGCGCGGGAGTTCAACCGGGTCCGCGGCTCGCGGGCCCTGTGGCGCACCCTGCGCGACACCAAGGACGCGGCCCTGCTGGTCGTACTGTTCGAGGACAGCGCCGCGGTCGGCGGCCTGAGCGTCGCGCTGGCAGGCATAGTCGCCTCCCAGATCACCGGCGACCCCATCTGGGACGCCCTCGCGTCGATCCTGATCGGGTTGCTGCTGGCCGTGGTGGCGTTCTTCCTGGCCTTCGAGATCAAGGGACTGCTGATCGGGGAAGCCGCCGGACGCCGGGACCGGGCCACCATCCGGGCGCGGGTGCTGGCCCACGCCAACGTCACCGGCGTGGACCGCCTGCTCACCATGCACATGGGTCCCGAGGACATCCTGGTCAACCTCGACGTCGAGTTGGTGAAAGGCCTCTCCGGTAAAGAGGTCCACCAGACCATCGAGGACGTCGAGGAGGCCATCCGGATCGCACTGCCGGCGGCCGGGAACATCTTCGTCGAGATCGACATCGGATCATGA